From a single Paenibacillus sp. FSL W8-0426 genomic region:
- a CDS encoding PepSY domain-containing protein, with translation MEDGHNGYNSHNSHNDHNSHNGYLSQHSRMKKQDQIPQVGGRKGTVGLRALGWIVGRLVVAAVVVWTAVWWRPWESGRATLTAEAAAQSVLKQYPGEIVSSTLKDRTYMIQLRSETGLYDIQLDAVTGTVQAIKRLEAGERSEEKPLLSREQVKTELSNQTVGQVESLELIEKDGSPVYTAVVQAADNSRAELTIDPYEGKVLSSKKLQPSDRKSDGESAAHILTEKEAERKALARVPGEVDDIELRSTDDGIAYYLVDIDLEDGREATVQVNAISGDIRSVTWDKEDD, from the coding sequence ATGGAGGACGGGCATAACGGCTATAACAGCCACAACAGCCATAACGATCATAATAGCCATAACGGTTATCTATCACAGCATTCCCGGATGAAGAAGCAAGATCAGATCCCGCAGGTTGGCGGACGTAAGGGCACTGTCGGGCTGCGTGCTCTAGGCTGGATCGTGGGGAGACTCGTTGTGGCGGCAGTTGTTGTATGGACGGCTGTGTGGTGGCGACCTTGGGAATCCGGACGGGCAACGTTGACCGCCGAGGCAGCTGCGCAATCGGTACTGAAGCAGTACCCCGGGGAAATCGTCAGCTCCACGCTGAAAGACCGTACCTATATGATACAGCTTCGCTCCGAAACGGGACTGTATGACATTCAGCTGGATGCGGTAACGGGAACCGTGCAAGCCATCAAACGATTGGAAGCCGGCGAGCGATCGGAGGAGAAACCTCTGTTAAGCCGGGAGCAGGTCAAAACGGAGCTATCGAATCAGACCGTGGGACAAGTGGAATCGCTGGAACTGATCGAGAAGGATGGCAGCCCCGTATACACGGCCGTGGTCCAAGCGGCAGACAACAGTCGTGCGGAATTGACGATCGACCCTTATGAAGGGAAGGTGCTGTCCTCGAAAAAACTGCAGCCGTCCGATCGGAAGTCGGATGGGGAGAGTGCGGCTCACATTTTGACCGAAAAGGAAGCCGAACGCAAAGCTTTGGCGAGGGTGCCTGGGGAGGTCGATGACATCGAACTGCGCAGCACCGACGACGGCATTGCTTATTACTTGGTAGACATCGATCTGGAAGACGGCCGTGAAGCTACGGTGCAGGTCAACGCCATCTCCGGCGACATCCGCTCGGTTACGTGGGATAAGGAAGACGATTGA
- a CDS encoding substrate-binding domain-containing protein has translation MRDIADRLGVSSVTVSKALNDKEGVSDELKEKIKALAVEMGYRFNAAARSMKEGLTHNIGVIIPERFTGPDQSFYVRVFQRITKHLEDQGYYGILHILNEHDEKALTLPRLYSESKVDGFIVLGQISKEYIELVQSMEAPKIFLDFYDEHADIDSVVTDNFYAAYELTNYLVQQGHRQIAYVGNLYSTSSIQDRFLGYYKSLLEHRLPLNQELVLNDRDERGTFVEIELPEELPTAFVCNCDQVAHLLVQKLTSMGVRVPDQCSVVGFDNDIYAMLSDPKLTTVEVDVEHMARTAVQSILKKIEQPNRSFGRVQVKGNIIYRDSVSTPPANAEHPL, from the coding sequence ATGCGGGATATCGCCGACAGGCTCGGGGTCAGCAGTGTGACCGTCTCGAAAGCACTTAACGATAAGGAAGGCGTCAGCGACGAGTTGAAGGAGAAGATCAAGGCGCTGGCCGTGGAAATGGGCTACCGCTTCAACGCTGCCGCAAGGTCGATGAAGGAAGGCCTGACGCACAACATCGGCGTCATTATTCCCGAGCGCTTCACCGGGCCCGACCAATCGTTCTATGTTCGTGTCTTCCAACGGATTACGAAGCATCTGGAGGATCAGGGCTACTACGGCATCCTCCATATTTTGAACGAACACGACGAAAAAGCATTGACGCTGCCGCGACTGTACAGCGAGAGCAAGGTGGATGGGTTCATCGTGCTGGGTCAGATCAGCAAAGAATACATCGAACTGGTGCAGTCGATGGAAGCGCCGAAAATATTTTTGGATTTTTACGACGAACATGCGGATATCGACTCGGTGGTCACGGACAATTTCTATGCCGCATACGAGCTGACCAACTACCTCGTTCAGCAGGGCCATCGCCAAATCGCCTATGTCGGCAATCTGTATTCGACCAGCAGCATTCAGGACCGCTTCCTCGGCTATTACAAATCCTTGCTGGAGCACCGGCTTCCGCTAAACCAGGAACTGGTGCTCAACGATCGGGACGAAAGGGGAACCTTTGTCGAGATCGAACTGCCCGAGGAATTGCCTACCGCTTTTGTCTGCAACTGCGATCAGGTAGCGCACCTGCTGGTGCAGAAGCTGACCTCCATGGGGGTTCGGGTACCGGATCAATGTTCTGTGGTCGGCTTCGATAACGACATTTACGCTATGCTGTCCGATCCAAAGCTCACCACAGTGGAAGTGGATGTCGAACATATGGCGCGAACCGCCGTACAATCCATTTTGAAAAAAATCGAGCAGCCTAACCGCAGCTTCGGACGCGTGCAGGTCAAGGGGAACATTATCTACCGCGATTCCGTCAGCACGCCGCCCGCTAATGCGGAGCATCCGCTATAA
- a CDS encoding AGE family epimerase/isomerase, which produces MIEAAQLKHEIKAHWEEKILPFWSALKDDKHGGYYGWVDNGLRVNQDAPKGGIATARQLWSFAAAYRVTGEAKWREHAEHAYRFLVNHLLDAEHGGLYWMVEADGKALDTSKHVYAQAFGVYSLSEYYRATADTSALGLARALFDLIEDKGLNKELPAYKEQFDRHWNEQPNEMLSENGVIADYTMNTHIHVLEAYTTLYRVWPDARVKAALERLLAILHEHVYNPDTAFLGVFFDKQWNSIIDLQSYGHDIEASWLIDDTLRVLGLDQHPQYSSMVKDIAYNIAAEAIQPDGSLANEREDGRVDDTRIWWVQAEAMVGFYNAYQRTGDTSFLEKVSGLWKYTKEHIVDSRPGGEWFWSVAADGTPSLHEMAGPWKCPYHNSRFCIELIERMG; this is translated from the coding sequence ATGATCGAGGCAGCACAACTCAAACACGAAATCAAAGCGCACTGGGAAGAGAAAATTTTGCCTTTCTGGTCCGCCCTTAAGGATGACAAGCACGGCGGATACTACGGCTGGGTCGACAACGGCCTGCGCGTGAATCAGGATGCCCCCAAAGGCGGGATTGCAACCGCGCGCCAGCTATGGTCCTTTGCAGCCGCATATCGCGTGACGGGCGAAGCGAAATGGCGCGAGCATGCGGAGCACGCCTACCGATTTCTCGTCAATCATCTGCTCGATGCCGAGCACGGCGGGCTGTACTGGATGGTAGAGGCCGACGGAAAAGCCCTCGACACCAGCAAACATGTATATGCGCAAGCATTCGGGGTTTACTCGCTCAGCGAGTATTACCGAGCGACAGCAGACACCTCGGCGCTGGGGTTGGCTCGGGCCCTGTTCGACCTGATCGAGGACAAAGGTCTGAACAAGGAGCTGCCTGCCTACAAGGAGCAGTTCGACCGTCACTGGAACGAACAGCCCAATGAAATGTTAAGCGAAAACGGGGTCATCGCGGACTATACGATGAATACGCACATACATGTGCTGGAGGCGTACACCACCCTGTACCGCGTCTGGCCGGATGCCAGGGTGAAGGCTGCACTGGAGCGTTTGCTCGCCATTTTGCATGAACATGTGTACAACCCGGACACCGCATTTCTGGGGGTGTTTTTTGATAAACAGTGGAATTCCATCATTGACCTGCAATCCTACGGACATGACATCGAGGCGAGCTGGCTGATCGACGATACCCTTCGTGTGCTTGGACTGGATCAGCATCCCCAATATTCTTCGATGGTGAAGGATATTGCCTACAACATTGCCGCCGAAGCGATCCAGCCGGACGGTTCGCTCGCCAACGAGCGGGAAGACGGCCGCGTGGACGACACGAGAATCTGGTGGGTTCAGGCCGAAGCGATGGTCGGTTTCTACAATGCATATCAGCGCACTGGGGATACTTCGTTTCTGGAGAAGGTAAGCGGATTGTGGAAATACACGAAGGAGCATATCGTCGATTCGCGTCCGGGCGGGGAATGGTTCTGGTCGGTCGCCGCGGACGGCACGCCAAGCCTTCACGAAATGGCCGGGCCATGGAAATGCCCTTACCATAACAGCCGATTTTGCATCGAACTAATCGAGAGGATGGGATAA
- a CDS encoding glycosidase — translation MIHPKYYDMLEQQELLLNRPNEKCDSFYNGIYDRYRYPVVTRHHVPLHWRFDLNEQTNPHFMERLGINATLNPGAIYHEGKYILVVRTEGLDRKSIFALAESDNGIDGFRFTGAPLVWNDIDADETNQYDMRLVKHEDGWIYGIYCSERKDPDVPASDTSSAVAQAGLVRTRDLATWERLPNIQTKSPQQRNVVLHPEFVDGKYAFYTRPQDGFISTGTGGGIAFGLCDDILNPKIDEERVMDERRYHTVYEVKNGQGPAPLKTDRGWIHIAHGVRNTAAGLRYVLYTFATALEDPARVIAKPGGHFIAPYDDERVGDVSNVIFCNGAVVNEKDEVFIYYASSDTRCHVATTTLDKLVDYTFNTPADPYRSLDCAIQRGELIAQNEKLLQLQTT, via the coding sequence ATGATACACCCGAAATATTATGACATGCTCGAACAACAAGAACTGCTGCTGAACCGTCCGAATGAGAAATGCGATTCTTTCTACAACGGCATATACGATCGATACCGCTATCCTGTCGTTACGCGCCATCACGTACCGCTGCACTGGAGATTCGATCTGAATGAGCAGACCAATCCGCATTTCATGGAACGGCTCGGCATCAATGCCACTTTGAATCCGGGCGCGATCTATCACGAGGGAAAATATATCTTGGTGGTACGAACCGAAGGATTGGACCGGAAATCCATCTTTGCGCTTGCCGAAAGCGATAACGGCATCGACGGATTCCGTTTCACGGGTGCCCCGCTGGTCTGGAACGACATTGATGCGGACGAAACCAATCAGTACGACATGCGGCTCGTCAAGCATGAAGACGGCTGGATCTACGGCATTTACTGTTCGGAGCGCAAGGACCCTGACGTGCCCGCATCGGACACGTCCAGCGCCGTAGCCCAGGCAGGGCTTGTACGGACGCGGGATCTCGCCACATGGGAGCGCCTGCCGAACATTCAAACGAAATCGCCGCAGCAGCGCAACGTGGTGCTGCACCCGGAATTCGTGGACGGCAAATACGCGTTCTATACCCGACCGCAGGACGGATTCATCTCTACAGGCACCGGCGGCGGTATCGCATTCGGATTGTGCGATGACATCCTTAATCCGAAGATCGACGAAGAGCGCGTCATGGACGAACGCCGCTACCACACGGTTTATGAGGTGAAAAACGGTCAAGGGCCCGCTCCGCTCAAAACCGACCGCGGTTGGATCCATATCGCTCACGGGGTGCGCAATACGGCCGCAGGCCTGCGTTACGTGCTGTACACGTTCGCGACGGCCCTGGAGGACCCGGCGCGAGTGATCGCCAAACCCGGCGGGCATTTCATCGCACCTTATGACGATGAGCGCGTAGGCGACGTATCCAACGTCATCTTCTGCAACGGCGCCGTAGTCAACGAGAAGGACGAGGTATTCATTTATTACGCATCCAGCGATACCCGCTGCCATGTGGCCACGACGACGTTGGATAAGCTGGTCGATTACACCTTCAATACGCCAGCCGATCCATATCGCTCCCTGGATTGCGCCATTCAGCGCGGCGAGCTTATCGCGCAGAACGAAAAACTGCTGCAGCTCCAAACAACCTGA
- a CDS encoding HAMP domain-containing sensor histidine kinase: MSLRSKIYGYSSVLFAVLLIAANLSIYYVFEWMSMDNEIKRIEAEAESIVSGVRQSADAIPPDDLLRAYAPLNGMLRIVNEDGTSSPPVTTFNEEELSKQPYKYESAKKSEYIRVDQTGYVWVSVPLIWPDGKVVNVQVTESIADTESRLAVLRTVLIVVTVVALIPAIAASRILANRMTRPIQQMTNTMSDIQSSGQFKRLVLGAGSKDELNTMGQTFNRMMDLLESNFERQERFVSDASHELKTPLTIIESYASLLQRRGKEQPEVFEEAVDAILSEAVRMREMTEQLLQLAKQPEQWNVRLDKVNVSRLVQESAMAFREAYHRKVTCEAPDNVWAVTDESKLKQLLFILLDNARKYSEDDIAVRLEASKRDCVIRIVDRGIGIREEELDKVFDRFYRVEQSRTRSEGISGSGLGLSLAKDIAEAVGARIELASRVGRGTEASIVLPAAAREVPFS; encoded by the coding sequence ATGAGCCTGCGCAGCAAAATATACGGGTACTCTTCCGTCCTGTTCGCCGTGCTGCTAATCGCCGCGAATTTGTCGATCTATTATGTGTTTGAATGGATGTCCATGGATAATGAAATCAAACGAATCGAGGCCGAGGCCGAATCGATTGTGTCGGGGGTTCGCCAGTCGGCGGATGCGATTCCGCCGGACGATCTGCTTCGGGCTTATGCGCCGCTGAACGGCATGCTGCGAATCGTGAACGAGGACGGCACCAGTTCTCCACCGGTTACGACGTTTAACGAGGAGGAGCTGAGCAAGCAGCCCTACAAATACGAAAGCGCCAAAAAATCCGAATATATCCGCGTCGACCAGACCGGTTACGTGTGGGTGTCCGTGCCCTTGATTTGGCCGGACGGCAAAGTGGTCAACGTGCAGGTTACCGAGAGCATTGCGGATACGGAGAGTCGCCTTGCAGTGCTGCGCACGGTACTGATCGTCGTCACGGTTGTGGCGTTGATCCCGGCCATCGCAGCCAGCCGGATTCTGGCCAACCGAATGACCCGGCCGATTCAACAGATGACGAACACCATGAGCGACATTCAGTCGAGCGGCCAGTTTAAACGCCTGGTGCTGGGAGCGGGTTCAAAGGATGAACTGAACACGATGGGCCAGACGTTCAACCGAATGATGGATTTGCTGGAATCGAACTTTGAACGGCAGGAACGGTTCGTTTCCGATGCATCGCATGAGTTGAAGACCCCGCTTACCATTATCGAGAGCTATGCCAGCCTGCTGCAGCGGAGAGGCAAAGAGCAGCCGGAGGTGTTCGAGGAAGCGGTAGATGCGATCCTGTCGGAAGCGGTCCGCATGCGGGAAATGACCGAACAACTGCTGCAGCTGGCCAAGCAGCCCGAACAGTGGAATGTGCGGCTGGACAAGGTGAATGTTTCCCGACTGGTGCAGGAATCGGCCATGGCTTTTCGGGAGGCATACCATCGTAAAGTGACATGCGAAGCTCCAGACAACGTCTGGGCAGTTACGGATGAAAGCAAGCTGAAACAGCTTTTGTTCATCCTGTTGGATAATGCCCGCAAATATAGCGAGGATGACATTGCTGTCCGGCTCGAAGCAAGCAAAAGGGATTGCGTGATCCGAATCGTGGACCGGGGGATCGGCATCCGCGAAGAAGAATTGGACAAGGTATTTGACCGCTTCTATCGCGTCGAACAGTCCAGAACCCGCAGCGAAGGCATTAGCGGATCAGGGCTGGGCCTTTCGCTGGCGAAAGATATCGCCGAGGCGGTAGGTGCACGAATCGAGCTTGCAAGCCGTGTCGGCCGAGGCACTGAGGCGTCCATCGTTTTGCCGGCTGCAGCTCGGGAGGTCCCGTTCTCATGA
- a CDS encoding DUF1641 domain-containing protein: MSQSPTQQEVPVTEGADQQQSLDVLDQLMKPEVQESLTVLVENLPKLAEMVTVMTKAYDFAQSIATDKVLISDTMSAMGEFAKPVVNTAKGVASAAIEAGDRAQVDQSTVGLFGMLKMLKDPNVQKSLRFAQAFLSVLNERQQQR, translated from the coding sequence ATGTCACAATCGCCTACTCAACAAGAGGTGCCGGTAACAGAAGGCGCCGACCAGCAACAGTCCCTGGACGTGCTGGATCAACTGATGAAGCCTGAGGTACAGGAGTCCCTTACCGTACTGGTAGAGAACCTGCCTAAACTGGCTGAAATGGTTACGGTAATGACCAAAGCTTACGATTTCGCACAAAGCATCGCCACGGACAAAGTTCTGATCAGCGATACGATGAGCGCGATGGGCGAATTTGCCAAACCTGTAGTGAACACTGCAAAAGGTGTAGCTTCCGCTGCCATCGAAGCAGGAGATCGTGCACAAGTCGACCAATCGACGGTCGGTCTGTTCGGTATGCTTAAAATGCTGAAAGATCCAAACGTACAAAAATCGCTTCGTTTCGCTCAAGCTTTCCTGAGTGTTCTGAACGAGCGTCAACAACAGCGTTAA
- a CDS encoding ABC transporter ATP-binding protein, with product MNKQQVLSMEGLRMRYGGRYVLNGIDLEVNRGEMIGYIGPNGAGKSTTVKIMLGLVQGFSGKVRIFGQDIEDGSVEYKRRIGYVPEVADLYEQLTPAEYLTFTGELYGIPYEEADYKAKRLMDCFGLEKSYHSRISSFSKGMRQKVLLISALLHDPDLLFLDEPLSGLDANSVMVFKEIMAQLSAKGTTIFYSSHIMDVVEKISSRIVLIQEGRVMADGTFRELQQQSKEGSLEEVFNQLTGFNEHKTIAERFVSIVQEVG from the coding sequence ATGAATAAACAACAAGTGCTTTCCATGGAAGGATTGCGCATGAGATATGGCGGGCGTTACGTGTTGAATGGCATTGATCTTGAGGTAAATCGGGGAGAAATGATCGGGTATATCGGTCCCAACGGCGCGGGAAAAAGCACCACCGTCAAAATCATGCTTGGTTTGGTTCAGGGGTTTTCGGGCAAGGTCCGCATCTTTGGCCAAGATATAGAGGATGGCAGCGTGGAATACAAACGCAGAATCGGTTACGTGCCGGAAGTGGCCGATCTGTATGAACAATTGACACCAGCGGAATATTTGACGTTTACCGGCGAGCTGTACGGCATTCCGTACGAGGAGGCCGACTATAAGGCGAAGCGGCTGATGGACTGTTTTGGACTGGAGAAATCCTATCATTCGCGCATCTCATCCTTCTCCAAAGGCATGCGGCAAAAGGTGCTGTTAATCTCGGCGCTGCTGCATGATCCGGATCTGCTGTTTCTGGATGAACCGCTCAGCGGGCTGGATGCCAACAGCGTCATGGTATTCAAGGAGATTATGGCTCAGCTCTCGGCCAAGGGTACGACGATCTTCTACTCCTCGCACATTATGGATGTGGTAGAGAAGATCAGCAGCCGCATCGTGCTCATTCAGGAAGGCCGCGTCATGGCGGACGGCACGTTCAGAGAGCTGCAGCAGCAGTCCAAGGAGGGCAGTCTGGAGGAAGTATTCAACCAGCTGACGGGTTTCAATGAACATAAGACGATTGCGGAGCGTTTCGTGTCCATTGTACAGGAGGTGGGCTGA
- a CDS encoding DUF2179 domain-containing protein — protein MFKILLFIFAIQIVYVSAYTLRMILTLKGQKYIAALISMGEIVIYVLGLNLVLSYLKQPAALIVYAVGYGLGVLLGAWIEEKIALGYVTVKVICNQMDGSLANALRDKGYGVTSWVGSGRDGDRLVMEILAKRKNQKLLYQTILALDPKAFVITVEPKQFHGGFWTRSIKR, from the coding sequence TTGTTTAAAATATTGTTGTTCATTTTCGCGATACAGATCGTGTACGTGTCGGCATATACGCTGCGGATGATCCTGACGCTGAAAGGTCAAAAGTACATCGCAGCTCTGATCAGCATGGGCGAAATCGTCATTTACGTGTTGGGGCTCAATCTCGTGCTCAGTTATTTGAAGCAGCCTGCGGCGTTGATCGTCTATGCGGTGGGGTATGGACTTGGCGTGCTCTTGGGGGCATGGATCGAGGAGAAGATTGCATTGGGCTACGTCACGGTGAAGGTGATCTGCAACCAGATGGACGGAAGCCTGGCGAATGCGTTAAGAGATAAGGGATACGGAGTAACCTCATGGGTTGGCAGCGGCCGGGACGGGGATCGGCTGGTGATGGAGATTTTGGCTAAACGCAAAAACCAGAAGCTGCTCTACCAGACCATTTTGGCACTCGATCCGAAGGCGTTTGTCATCACGGTGGAACCGAAACAGTTCCATGGCGGATTCTGGACGCGTTCCATTAAGCGGTAA
- a CDS encoding SDR family oxidoreductase, which yields MNIFVIGANGQIGKLLVELLAKEAAHRVTAMVRKAEQAESLKQLGAHVVIGDLEGSVEELAEAMKDHDAVVFTAGSGGSTGADKTLLIDLDGAVKTMEAAKERGIKRYIMVSAFGADQREKWSQAIKPYYVAKHYADRALLDSELNYTIIRPGGLKNEPGTGKVAVGTDLKPGSIPREDVARVIAASLQEEKTYRRAFDLVAGNDAIEDALGKL from the coding sequence ATGAACATATTCGTTATCGGAGCAAACGGACAGATCGGAAAACTGCTGGTAGAACTGCTGGCCAAAGAAGCAGCACACCGGGTTACCGCCATGGTTCGAAAAGCTGAACAAGCGGAATCGTTGAAACAGCTTGGCGCCCATGTCGTCATTGGCGATTTGGAGGGGAGCGTGGAAGAGCTTGCCGAAGCGATGAAGGATCACGATGCAGTCGTATTTACGGCAGGTTCTGGCGGTTCCACGGGAGCGGACAAAACGCTGCTGATCGACCTGGACGGAGCGGTGAAAACGATGGAAGCGGCGAAAGAACGCGGAATCAAACGATATATTATGGTCAGCGCATTTGGCGCGGATCAGCGGGAAAAATGGTCCCAGGCCATCAAGCCCTATTATGTGGCAAAGCACTATGCGGATCGGGCGTTGTTGGACAGTGAACTAAACTACACGATCATTCGCCCGGGCGGATTAAAGAATGAGCCGGGCACCGGCAAAGTGGCCGTTGGCACGGACTTGAAGCCGGGAAGCATCCCGCGCGAGGATGTTGCCCGCGTTATCGCGGCATCTTTGCAGGAAGAGAAGACGTATCGCAGGGCATTCGATCTTGTGGCCGGAAACGATGCCATTGAGGATGCATTGGGCAAGCTGTAG
- a CDS encoding response regulator transcription factor: MDEAVLVIEDEPKIARLLEIELQYEGYRVGKAGSGTEGLEKYAGGQWDLILLDIMLPGLSGIEVLRRIRAKDASIPILLLTAKDSVEDKVSGLDLGANDYITKPFRIEELLARVRAALRLSAAAASAAVSSMGGPNEGGNGGQVSDAGMAEPESGWLSAADLKLNEGTREVLRNGKPIELTPREFDLLVYLLRNQRQVLTRDQIVQSVWGFDYYGDTNVVDVYIRYVRKKVDNGFAQPLIHTVRGVGYVLKETI; the protein is encoded by the coding sequence ATGGATGAAGCCGTGCTGGTCATTGAAGACGAGCCGAAAATTGCGCGCCTGCTGGAAATTGAGCTGCAATATGAGGGATACCGCGTAGGAAAGGCTGGCAGCGGAACGGAAGGGTTGGAGAAATATGCAGGCGGTCAGTGGGATTTGATTCTGCTGGACATTATGCTGCCTGGTTTGAGCGGCATCGAGGTTTTGCGGCGCATCCGGGCAAAGGATGCATCGATTCCAATCTTGCTGCTGACCGCCAAGGATTCGGTGGAAGACAAGGTTTCGGGCCTTGACCTGGGGGCCAACGATTATATTACGAAGCCGTTCCGTATTGAGGAATTGCTTGCGAGAGTACGTGCAGCATTGAGGTTAAGCGCCGCGGCGGCATCGGCGGCGGTTTCTTCGATGGGCGGACCGAATGAGGGGGGAAACGGCGGTCAGGTGTCAGATGCCGGAATGGCGGAGCCGGAGAGCGGATGGTTATCTGCGGCAGACCTGAAGCTGAACGAAGGAACCCGTGAAGTGCTGCGTAACGGCAAGCCGATCGAATTGACGCCGCGGGAGTTCGACCTGCTCGTATATTTGCTGCGCAACCAGCGCCAGGTGCTGACGCGCGACCAGATCGTACAGTCCGTTTGGGGGTTTGACTATTACGGCGATACCAACGTGGTGGATGTCTATATCCGCTATGTGCGCAAAAAGGTGGATAACGGCTTCGCGCAGCCTTTGATCCATACCGTGCGTGGCGTGGGTTACGTGCTCAAGGAAACGATATGA
- a CDS encoding PepSY domain-containing protein → MMMNKRKLWIGTISAAVLLSGTAVAAASSGIGGQSAQQASKPTSQVTTQTGTETLLTAAQAKAAALKAVEGKVDDVDLERRNGQTFYEVEIDRKGNDAVVRLDAYTGKIVAVLNDDDDDNDDDYTTGTVAAGSKEVKLTAAQASSIALKQVGGGKVTKVELDHDDGRYVYEVELRTDQGEADVDVDADTGKVLKFDQDFDDED, encoded by the coding sequence ATGATGATGAACAAACGTAAACTTTGGATTGGCACGATATCGGCGGCAGTATTGTTGAGCGGAACGGCCGTAGCGGCGGCAAGCAGCGGCATCGGTGGACAATCCGCGCAGCAGGCGTCGAAGCCGACTTCGCAAGTGACGACTCAAACGGGCACGGAAACGCTGTTGACGGCAGCGCAGGCCAAAGCAGCAGCCTTGAAGGCGGTTGAAGGGAAAGTGGACGATGTGGACTTGGAGCGCAGAAACGGCCAAACGTTCTATGAGGTCGAAATTGACCGGAAAGGCAACGATGCGGTTGTGCGTTTGGATGCATACACCGGGAAAATTGTTGCCGTGCTTAATGACGACGATGACGACAATGACGACGATTACACAACAGGCACGGTTGCTGCGGGTTCCAAAGAAGTAAAGCTGACGGCAGCCCAAGCATCGAGCATCGCGTTGAAACAAGTGGGCGGCGGCAAAGTGACCAAAGTGGAGCTGGACCATGACGACGGCCGCTATGTGTACGAAGTCGAGCTGAGAACGGATCAGGGCGAGGCAGACGTCGATGTCGACGCCGACACGGGCAAAGTGTTGAAGTTCGATCAGGACTTTGATGATGAGGATTAA
- a CDS encoding NAD(P)/FAD-dependent oxidoreductase, which translates to MSKQILILGGGYGGLLTALTARKYLTPEEATITVVNRFPTHQIITELHRLAAGSIAEKAVALPLEKLLRGKDVNLKIDTVDSIKPDEKKVLMASGSTYSYDALVVALGSETAFFGIPGLQEHSFTLKSVDDANRIRAHVEARLDAYKQSGNKADATFVIGGGGLTGIELVGEFADLLPGVCQEKGIDFKDISLYTVEAGPSILAGFPPELVERAKTSLEKRGVNFIIGVAITEMKENEVMLKDGSSIPTNTLVWTGGVQGNAVVANSGIEVDRGRAKVTEVLQSTSHKDVFVAGDSAVVFPSEGARPYPPTAQLAWQMGETIGHNLGVMFKGGAMESFTPVFSGTLGSLGRKDAVGMIGGNQTRLKGLPATMMKEASNIRYLSHIHGLFALAY; encoded by the coding sequence ATGTCGAAGCAAATCTTGATCTTGGGCGGCGGCTACGGCGGTTTGTTGACTGCGCTGACTGCGCGCAAATACTTGACCCCGGAAGAAGCGACTATTACGGTCGTTAACCGTTTCCCTACGCACCAAATCATTACGGAGCTGCACCGTCTTGCGGCCGGAAGCATCGCCGAAAAGGCGGTTGCCCTTCCATTGGAGAAATTGCTGCGCGGCAAGGACGTGAACCTGAAAATCGATACGGTGGACAGCATCAAACCTGACGAGAAAAAAGTGCTGATGGCTAGCGGTTCCACATACTCTTACGATGCACTCGTCGTTGCCCTGGGCAGCGAAACGGCATTCTTCGGAATTCCTGGATTGCAAGAGCACAGCTTCACGCTCAAATCCGTTGACGACGCAAACCGCATCCGTGCACACGTTGAAGCGCGTCTGGATGCTTACAAACAATCCGGCAACAAAGCAGACGCTACGTTTGTTATCGGTGGCGGCGGCTTGACGGGTATCGAGCTTGTCGGCGAATTCGCTGACCTTCTGCCAGGCGTATGCCAAGAGAAAGGTATCGATTTCAAAGATATCTCCCTCTACACGGTCGAAGCAGGTCCTTCCATTCTGGCAGGGTTCCCGCCAGAGCTGGTTGAGCGTGCAAAAACAAGCTTGGAAAAACGCGGCGTAAACTTCATTATCGGCGTTGCGATCACCGAAATGAAAGAAAACGAAGTAATGCTGAAAGACGGCAGCTCCATTCCTACGAATACGCTTGTATGGACAGGCGGAGTCCAAGGTAATGCAGTTGTTGCCAACAGCGGAATCGAAGTGGATCGCGGCCGTGCGAAAGTTACGGAAGTTCTGCAATCCACATCCCACAAAGACGTGTTTGTTGCCGGCGACAGCGCAGTGGTCTTCCCTAGCGAAGGTGCTCGTCCTTACCCTCCAACAGCACAACTGGCTTGGCAAATGGGTGAAACCATCGGTCACAACCTGGGCGTAATGTTCAAAGGTGGCGCAATGGAAAGCTTCACGCCGGTATTCTCCGGAACACTGGGAAGCTTGGGTCGCAAAGACGCTGTCGGCATGATCGGCGGCAACCAGACTCGCCTGAAAGGCCTGCCTGCAACAATGATGAAAGAAGCAAGTAACATCCGTTACTTGTCCCATATTCACGGTTTGTTCGCACTGGCGTACTAA